The sequence below is a genomic window from uncultured Stenotrophomonas sp..
GACATCGTGCGTGGCATCGAACAGCTGCCCTCGCGCCCGGACGTGTGCCTCGGACTGGTCACCTACCGCGACCGCGGCGACGACTACTTCGTGCGCAGTTGGGACCTGACCGGCAACGTCGCCGCGTTCCAGCAGGTGCTCGACGGCGTGCGCGCCGGTGGCGGCGGCGACATGCCCGAGGCGATGAACGAAGCCTTCGACCACGCGGTGCAGACGCTGGACTGGCGCGGCCCGGCGACCACGCGCCTGCTGCTGTCGCTGGCCGACGCGCCGCCGCACATGGACTACCCGCAACCGCATTACGACCAGAGCATGCTGGCGGCGCTGGGCGTGAACAGCCATGCCTGGTTCACGCCCAGCGCCGCCAGCATGCGGCGGAAAACCGCAGCATGCTGGCGGCGCTGGGCAAGGGCATCAAGGTGTTCAGCGTGGCCGCCTCGGGGCAGGACCGCACCGGCGAGATCGTGCAGCGGCAGATCGCGCAGTACACCGGCGGGCGTTTCATCTTCCTCACCTACAAGGATGCGGCCGACCCCGGCAGCGGCCCCGGTGGCGAGACCGTGCACGAAGTGTCCAACTACTCGGTGGACACGCTGGACAAGCTGGTGGTGCGGCTGGTGCGCGAGGAGCTGGCGCAGTTGCCGAAGAGGTGAGCGGAGCGCCGGCGTCGTGGCGTTGGCCGAGTGATCCTTCTCCCCGCGGGCGAGTGCCCGAAGGGCGGATGAGGGGGATGGCGTCGATGACAGTGAATCACCGGCTCCGTCTGCCCCCACCCCAGCCCCTCTCCCGCCGGGAGAGGGCCTATGGCAGCTCGATGCTGTTGTCCGGTGCCTGTTCCTTCGCCACCGTCGCCGCCTCTCCGCTGACCCGCATCATCCGCAGCGGCTGGCCGTCGTAGCGGAACTCGAGCGCCGACTGTATCCGGTCCAGGGCCAGCACCTGGGTGCACAGGGACTGCGCATGCTGTTCCAGGATGCGTGCGCGCGCTTCGATCTTCGGCTCGAGTTCGGCTTCGATCTTCTCGGTGCGTTTCTCGATGCGTTCCTCGCCGCCGGTGAGCATGGTCCACAGCACGCCGCGGGTGATGGAGCCCTTGAGCGATTCGGCCGCATCCTGCACGCGCTGGTCGAAGCCCGCGCCGAACAGGTCCTGCTCCCAGCGTCCGCGGCCGATGGTCGAGGCGACGAAGCGCTCGGCGTCCCTGCGCAGGACGCGCACCTTGCGTGAATCGAACTTGCCGGTCAGGGAGCCATAGACGACGTCCAGCACGTCGAAGCTGATCCCCACCGATTCATTGGCGATGCCGGTGACCGCCGGCATCAGCTGGCGCACCCCGGCCTCGAGCACGCGCAGGCGCTGGGCATCGGCGTCGCTGACTGCCTGCATGTGGCCGTCGATGCTCAGCTGGCCGTCGTGGAACACGATTTCGCGCGGGGTGGCGTCGTGCCGGCGCAGCCAGATGCCGCCGCCATCGACCAGCACGTCGTAGTCGGTACCGACTCCACACTGGGTGGAGGACAGTTCCGGTGACTTCAGCGTGTCGGCGCGGGCGGCCAGCGGCAGGGCGAGCAGGGCGGTGGCGAGGGCCAGACGGCGCATGGGATATCCGGGGTCGGGCGGGCGTGGACGCAGCATCGCCGACGGGCATGGCGGTGGCGCCCGCCGGAAGTCATGGCGGTACAAGCGGACGGTTGGATGATGAATGCACAGGGAGTTTTCCCGCTCTTGGATCGGCTTTCTGGGGCTTGACTGCGCAACCGCGGCGGGCGCGCCACCGTGCCCATGCCGGCCCCGACAGGGCGGATCGCTTGTGCCCCAACGGAAGCGCGGTTATCCACAACATTTGGCGTTGACCCGGTCATCTACCCCCACTATCTTGTGGCCCGTCGGTTCCGGGAACTCCCCGGATTGAAAGGGAAGCCGGTCCAAACCCGGCACTGCCCCGCAGCGGTAGGTGGAGACGAGGTCGCGATTTCGCACTGGGGCGGTGGCCCTGGGAAGCGGCGGCCAAGGTGGCCGGGAAACATTCCCGCCGCATCCACGAGTCCGAAGACCTGCCGACAGCCGCGCGATGCACGCCGCGCGGTGCCGGCCGCGGAATCTCCGGGGGGAGATGGCTGGTGCAGCAGGGCCTCCCGCATGGTTTCCATGCCGGTCGCAGGCCGTGCGACACCGCGCTCCCACCCTGTGCTTCCGATGCCATCCGCGCCTGCGAGGGACAGGTGCGGGCCCGTGCATCCCCGCATGGAGACGCCAGATGTCGCAGACCCCGACCGCCGAAGCAGTGGCCGCCACCCCGGCTTTCGACCTCACCCCGCCGCCGACCGCCACCGCCATGAGCGTGGCCAAGCGCAATGGCGGCACCGAGCCGGTGGACCTGAACAAGATCGTGCGCGCCATCCAGCGCTGCTGCGAAGGCCTGCATGCGGTCGATCCGATGCGCGTGGCTACACGCACCATCTCCGGCCTGTACAACGGCGCGACCACGCAGGAACTGGATGAACTCTCCATCCGCACCGCGGCGCTGCTGATCGGTGAAGAGCCCGAGTACGGCCGTCTGGCCGCGCGGCTGCTGGCGAATTTCATTGCCAAGGAAGTGTCCGGGCAGGAAATCCACGCGTTCTCGCAGTCGGTGGGCCGCGGCCATGAAGTGGGGCTGATCAACGACCGCCTGCTCGGCTTCGTGCAGACCAACGCGCGCAAGCTCAACGACGCCATCGACCTGTCGCTGGACTTCAACTTCGACTACTTCGGCCTGCGCACGCTGTACGACCGCTACCTGCTGCGCCATCCGCACACGCGCAAGGTCATCGAGACGCCGCAGCAGTTCTTCCTGCGCATCGCCAGCGCGCTCTCCGAGGACGTGCCCGAGGCGCTGGCGCTGTACCAGCGGCTGGGCAGCCTCGA
It includes:
- a CDS encoding conserved exported hypothetical protein (Evidence 4 : Homologs of previously reported genes of unknown function), coding for MRRLALATALLALPLAARADTLKSPELSSTQCGVGTDYDVLVDGGGIWLRRHDATPREIVFHDGQLSIDGHMQAVSDADAQRLRVLEAGVRQLMPAVTGIANESVGISFDVLDVVYGSLTGKFDSRKVRVLRRDAERFVASTIGRGRWEQDLFGAGFDQRVQDAAESLKGSITRGVLWTMLTGGEERIEKRTEKIEAELEPKIEARARILEQHAQSLCTQVLALDRIQSALEFRYDGQPLRMMRVSGEAATVAKEQAPDNSIELP